A window of the Candida orthopsilosis Co 90-125, chromosome 1 draft sequence genome harbors these coding sequences:
- a CDS encoding Ume6 transcription factor, translating into MVRHPITESAKTSSSTAADDTIPVESSPQMDMSSPLRATQHNGLSIHQDRVLTNELQRMHEFNIDRTNTFDPAFYEFGHNSLLYQLTRLENTASLPCAPPVHVHGGFNRRPSSDTSRYHKYDFGSGTPQSHSDEQHLLQAQQAVQQQINTGQNELPHHPYSNYASIRQSHFQIPVGENSIPQTNSTVSLNNLERDNSIPNTTTQASFYQANDTGSFYGDDTSDQIPHSVNESTTTFLNILDPSQSTDAINETIPGEFHVYNEYDVSNASTDSLLNFNRTPARARSYQHPSVNRDLSHLQFFDVVAQRRFQSVNHPPVNQVSHSLETESYMTPHNLSTLATQDTNMDHSLTPTFSDVSSFTSSASLHHPTTTNSSSLGTFDPSISIDSVPPAINKTPARTLNSPLASAMIGLSSTTNHRISKKPSLCRLKTTSRKNLNKISGAVASLETNAAIASTRSSPSTASMGLDPTKPDTSIFQSQQHSQADTPTSLESFPYLRPQSQPQPQLQPQLQPQLHTLRTFSNASPSSMAVASTGRPSVLATPTSASSGPKGANVFRQDLEATNATSMLSPGAPLSPAADLLQRQDLWKKNYSLGHEREAGRVSVSKRKIQKKKSSKLINDSTADDTVEVLDPKAKSINKRELVSLRNSVMGFNPDFNTDNDDVSESDNIDDSFNSKIGKEKLRPSQSKSSKLRKSKSTPLLPSTTSDLLANKDQPMMKKKYTRRRLLPRSKKGCWICRIKHLKCDEVRPSCGACIRFGLICDYNPDKPDYVTDKELRQKKLSEISVTRKQNQALEKRPSKKESTKKK; encoded by the coding sequence ATGGTGAGGCATCCAATCACTGAGTCTGCAAAAacctcatcatcaacagcagcCGACGATACTATACCAGTGGAATCATCACCGCAAATGGACATGTCATCACCTTTGAGGGCTACTCAACATAACGGGTTATCTATACACCAAGACAGAGTGCTTACTAATGAATTACAAAGAATGCATGAGTTTAATATTGACAGAACCAACACTTTCGACCCCGCATTTTACGAATTTGGCCACAACCTGCTACTATATCAGCTAACAAGGCTTGAGAATACAGCAAGTCTACCTTGTGCTCCACCTGTTCATGTTCATGGCGGTTTCAACAGACGACCAAGTAGTGACACACTGCGTTATCATAAATACGATTTTGGTTCGGGCACGCCCCAGCTGCACTCAGATGAACAACATTTACTACAAGCACAGCAAGCAGTTCAGCAGCAAATCAATACAGGGCAAAATGAGTTGCCACACCACCCGTATTCAAATTATGCATCGATTAGACAATcgcattttcaaatacccGTAGGTGAAAACTCAATACCTCAAACAAACTCCACCGTTTCgttgaacaatttggaaagagaTAACAGCATTCCAAATACTACAACCCAGGCCAGTTTCTACCAAGCTAATGACACTGGAAGTTTTTACGGTGATGATACCAGTGACCAAATACCACACTCAGTGAACgagtcaacaacaacgttTTTGAACATTCTCGATCCTAGTCAATCAACAGATGCTATCAATGAAACAATACCTGGTGAATTCCATGTCTACAATGAGTACGATGTATCCAACGCTTCTACAGACTCACTTCTCAACTTCAATCGAACACCTGCTCGTGCTCGTCTGTACCAACACCCTAGTGTTAATAGAGACTTGTCACATTTGCAATTCTTCGATGTAGTAGCTCAACGTCGATTCCAAAGTGTGAATCACCCACCGGTCAACCAAGTTAGCCATTCGTTGGAAACCGAGTCGTATATGACACCCCACAATCTACTGACTTTGGCGACTCAAGATACAAATATGGACCATTCACTCACACCAACATTTTCTGACGTTTCAAGCTTCACCTCTAGTGCTTCGCTCCATCACCCAACTACTACAAATAGCTCCTCCTTGGGCACATTTGACCCTAGTATTTCCATTGACTCGGTGCCTCCGGCAATCAACAAGACACCAGCTCGTACATTGAACAGCCCCTTAGCCAGTGCCATGATTGGCTTATCTTCAACTACAAACCACagaatttccaaaaaaCCGTCCTTGTGTagattgaaaacaacatccagaaagaatttgaacaagatttCAGGTGCTGTCGCATCATTGGAGACTAACGCAGCAATCGCGTCAACAAGATCGTCTCCTTCGACTGCTTCCATGGGATTAGATCCCACAAAGCCAGAtacatcaatttttcaaagtcaaCAACATCTGCAAGCGGATACACCAACCTCATTAGAGTCATTTCCTTATTTAAGACCACAGTCGCAACCACAACCTCAACTACAACCTCAACTACAACCACAATTACACACATTAAGAACTTTTTCTAACGCTTCACCAAGTTCTATGGCCGTTGCTTCAACTGGTCGTCCGAGCGTTTTGGCAACTCCAACTAGTGCTAGTAGTGGCCCTAAAGGTGCCAATGTGTTTCGTCAAGACCTTGAAGCTACAAATGCAACTTCAATGTTATCACCAGGGGCACCTTTACTGCCAGCGGCAGATTTGTTACAGCGACAAGATCTTTGGAAGAAAAACTATAGTTTGGGTCATGAAAGGGAAGCTGGTAGAGTTTCAGTCTCCAAGAGGAAAAtacagaaaaaaaagagtcTGAAACTTATTAATGATTCTACAGCGGATGATACTGTTGAGGTTCTAGATCCAAAAGCGAAATCAATTAACAAAAGGGAACTAGTATCGTTGCGAAATAGCGTGATGGGTTTCAACCCTGATTTCAATACCGATAATGACGACGTTTCTGAAAGTGAcaacattgatgattctttcaattccaagattggaaaagaaaaattgcGACCATCACAAAGCAAATCAAGCAAACTCAGAAAGTCGAAATCGACTCCGTTATTGCCAAGTACTACCAGCGACTTGCTCGCCAACAAAGACCAAccgatgatgaagaaaaaatatACTAGAAGAAGATTACTACCTAGGTCAAAAAAAGGTTGTTGGATTTGTCGTATCAAGCACTTGAAATGTGACGAAGTTAGACCAAGTTGTGGAGCTTGTATTAGATTTGGATTGATTTGTGACTATAATCCCGATAAGCCAGATTATGTTACTGATAAAGAGTTGAGACAGAAAAAATTGAGCGAGATCTCAGTAACCAGGAAGCAGAATCAAGCTTTGGAGAAGAGGCCTAGCAAGAAAGAAAgtacaaagaaaaagtga
- a CDS encoding Mts1 sphingolipid C9-methyltransferase (catalyzes methylation of the 9th carbon in the long chain base component of glucosylceramides): protein MIDGVTFIKTPAAKPQPPASDKCGVWTTDSPTIHNAPLPADGPGSISFSNWILLSILSLVPGYITYKLGLGFKTWVFFFILFALPILMAYWLVMSTISPRINEKVKYPNRPISYYLEYHTPELKAKYQDSNNGQGTKVPIETFQELFFDGKVSFKGDALDVMEYKHEWANFRFTWGLFKFFLFGMIPEVIFHSQSQDEEQVGENYDRGNDFYSWFLGPRMVYTSGVISDITREETLEELQDNKLKVMAEKIDLQKGDYVLDIGCGWGAWANYASTQYGAKVTGITLAKNQVEWGNQWLKDNGVPPEQSEIICCDYRDAPKSGKPNGKWDKITSVEMAEHVGIRRLTAYLEQCRDALEDDGLFFLQYSGLRKNWQYEDLEWGLFMNKYIFPGADASTPLSFVASCFESVGFEIVSVDNIGVHYSATIWRWYRNWIGNKDKVVNKYGIKWYRIWEFFLSSSVVASRNGTATCYQFVLRKNLNSYRRIEYVPKQQGLQGAINGGSKWTKEFTNWH from the coding sequence ATGATTGACGGTGTTACTTTTATTAAAACACCAGCTGCTAAACCACAGCCCCCAGCATCGGATAAATGTGGTGTTTGGACTACTGATTCCCCAACTATTCACAATGCCCCTTTACCAGCTGATGGTCCTGgctcaatttcattttcaaactgGATTTTACTAAGTATTTTGAGTTTAGTACCTGGTTACATCACCTATAAGCTTGGTTTAGGATTCAAGACATGggttttctttttcattttgtttgcTTTACCTATTTTGATGGCTTATTGGCTAGTTATGTCCACTATTTCGCCAAGAATCAATGAGAAAGTAAAGTACCCAAATAGACCAATCTCATACTATTTGGAATACCATACTCCTGAATTGAAAGCCAAATATCAAGATTCAAACAATGGACAAGGTACCAAAGTCCCAATTGAGACATTTCAagaattgttttttgatGGGAAAGTTTCGTTCAAAGGAGATGCTTTAGATGTTATGGAATATAAGCATGAATGGGCAAACTTTAGATTCACTTGGGGAttattcaagtttttcTTATTTGGTATGATTCCAGAAGTTATTTTCCACTCGCAATCACAAGATGAAGAACAAGTTGGGGAGAATTATGATCGTGGAAATGATTTCTACTCTTGGTTCTTGGGTCCAAGAATGGTTTACACTTCTGGTGTCATTAGTGACATTACTAGAGAAGAAACCTTGGAGGAATTACAAgataacaaattgaaagttaTGGctgaaaaaattgatttgcaAAAAGGCGATTATGTCTTGGATATTGGATGTGGATGGGGTGCTTGGGCAAACTATGCTTCCACTCAGTATGGCGCTAAAGTCACCGGTATTACATTGGCTAAGAATCAAGTTGAATGGGGTAACCAATGGTTGAAGGATAATGGTGTACCACCAGAACAATCTGAAATTATTTGTTGTGATTATCGTGATGCACCAAAATCCGGTAAACCCAATGGTAAATGGGACAAGATTACTTCAGTGGAAATGGCCGAACATGTTGGTATCAGAAGATTAACTGCTTATTTGGAACAATGTAGAGATGCATTGGAAGATGATGGATTGTTCTTTTTGCAGTATTCAGGATTAAGAAAGAATTGGCAAtatgaagatttggaatGGGGATTGTTTATGAATAAATACATCTTCCCTGGTGCTGATGCTTCTACACCTTTGAGTTTTGTTGCTAGTTGTTTTGAATCTGTTGGATTTGAGATTGTTAGTGTTGATAACATTGGAGTTCACTACTCAGCCACAATTTGGAGATGGTACAGGAACTGGATTGGAAACAAGGATAAAGTCGTCAACAAGTATGGAATCAAATGGTACAGAATTTGGGAGTTTTTCTTGTCAAGTTCTGTGGTTGCTAGTAGAAATGGTACTGCAACTTGTTACCAATTTGTGTTGAGAAAGAACCTTAACTCATACAGAAGAATTGAGTATGtaccaaaacaacaaggTCTTCAAGGAGCTATTAATGGAGGCAGCAAGTGGACTAAAGAGTTTACCAACTGGCATTAA